In a genomic window of Gossypium arboreum isolate Shixiya-1 chromosome 7, ASM2569848v2, whole genome shotgun sequence:
- the LOC108486233 gene encoding zinc finger CCCH domain-containing protein 14-like translates to MEKLTSPSSNKTTTTTIANYVSPPLSPPLEDLTTDFSTMYDFIFSSTLPESLSITPSTCSSSSDDLKQLVPGDVSTEDRLNQARLILEYQQLCDHFDLCVSRLQALKGEVEKLRRENNDLRVANIELIKLLSQSSQAAMINRNLHWEKVADLNEKRWERGLKKSLPKSLSFNSCNHMERVVNPPPPRVHVAPVTRREEKGIEMEVYNQGMVKTELCNKWQQTGTCPYADHCQFAHGITELRPVIRHPRYKTQVCRMILAGEACPYGHRCHFRHSLTEQEELLISP, encoded by the exons ATGGAGAAACTGACATCTCCATCTTCTAATaaaaccaccaccaccaccatcgCCAACTATGTATCACCACCGTTATCTCCGCCGCTTGAAGATCTAACGACCGACTTCTCTACAATGTACGACTTCATTTTCTCATCTACACTCCCTGAATCACTTTCCATTACGCCTTCTACTTGTTCCTCCTCCTCCGATGATCTGAAACAGCTCGTACCGGGCGATGTGTCCACCGAGGACCGGCTCAACCAGGCTCGTCTTATCCTTGAGTATCAACAATTGTGTGATCACTTCGACCTTTGTGTTTCTCGCTTACAAGCTCTCAAGGGAGAGGTTGAAAAGCTTCGTAGAGAGAACAATGATCTTCGGGTAGCTAACATTGAGTTGATCAAGCTGTTGAGCCAGTCGTCTCAAGCTGCCATGATTAATAGAAACCTCCATTGGGAAAAAGTGGCGGATTTGAACGAGAAAAGATGGGAGAGGGGGCTGAAGAAATCATTGCCCAAGAGTCTTTCATTTAATTCATGTAACCATATGGAAAGAGTCGTCAATCCACCGCCG CCACGAGTACATGTAGCACCAGTGAcaagaagagaagagaaaggcATTGAAATGGAGGTATACAACCAAGGAATGGTGAAGACAGAGCTATGCAACAAATGGCAACAGACAGGTACCTGTCCCTACGCTGACCATTGCCAGTTCGCCCATGGTATCACTGAGCTACGTCCGGTTATTAGGCATCCTAGGTATAAGACCCAGGTTTGTCGCATGATCCTTGCCGGCGAAGCCTGTCCGTACGGTCACAGGTGCCACTTCCGTCATTCTCTTACAGAACAAGAAGAACTATTAATTTCGCCTTAA